The Thomasclavelia ramosa DSM 1402 genome includes a region encoding these proteins:
- a CDS encoding LytR/AlgR family response regulator transcription factor, with protein sequence MKVILECSHQYINTIKRKLNAHLEQITYLDSFTGNDLSLFIKEVKNLEDIENIKNIKSISNANIVCLIDSGLFMFELLEFNPLAFIRSANINADLDELINRIEYLNKGLGVMLEFQCGYQTVRMNVKNITYVESYAHYLLIHTLNSTVKVREKISVALQKLEPLGFIQVHRSYVINHDRIKKIDTDNITLSDETIIPIGKKYKQALKNH encoded by the coding sequence ATGAAAGTTATTTTAGAATGTTCTCATCAATATATCAACACAATAAAGCGAAAACTTAATGCACATTTAGAGCAAATAACTTATTTAGATTCATTTACGGGTAATGATCTATCATTATTTATTAAAGAAGTAAAAAACCTTGAAGACATTGAAAACATTAAAAATATTAAAAGTATTTCAAACGCTAATATTGTTTGTCTAATTGACAGTGGTTTATTTATGTTTGAGCTTTTAGAATTTAACCCACTTGCCTTTATTCGAAGTGCCAATATTAATGCCGATCTTGATGAATTAATCAACCGGATTGAGTACCTCAATAAAGGCCTAGGGGTAATGCTTGAATTTCAATGTGGTTATCAAACAGTTAGAATGAATGTAAAAAATATTACTTATGTTGAATCATATGCTCATTATCTTTTAATTCACACATTAAATTCAACGGTTAAGGTTAGAGAAAAAATATCAGTGGCTTTACAAAAACTTGAACCCTTGGGTTTTATCCAAGTACATCGATCATATGTCATTAATCATGACCGGATTAAAAAAATAGATACTGATAATATTACGTTATCTGATGAAACTATCATTCCTATTGGAAAAAAATATAAGCAGGCTCTAAAGAATCATTAA
- a CDS encoding leucyl aminopeptidase family protein yields the protein MKQIKNINIETLENNLIYPIYEDQLIDPQLNKVLDYNLDKLVNKKFKELTVIHTLGKYKFETITFIGLGSSKKITSKQIRDIAALIKLDEHATIYLEGINTDHLDIHTITRAFIESYLQNSYQEHKIGHEPKVIHEFDIIFSQAELENDIQLGKVYGEGINYARMLSDTPSNLMTPDTLVDEAIKLSQKYPQLECTILNKSNLEKMEAGGILSVNQGSNIPAYMICLKYNNSDDPYTAVIGKGLTFDSGGYNLKSDSYGMKYDMCGGADVLGVMQILAASQAKANVYGIIPTTENLVSDKAYKPQDVITTLSKKTVEIVSTDAEGRLILCDAITYVQQLGVKKIIDLATLTGACVSALGDVYTGVFSNCDEYYDEFVQALQISDEKGWRLPLDSEYFEKLKSTSADFKNSAGKPGGGASVAANFLEAFIEEGTQWLHLDIAGSADNDGTGATGAMIRSVVNMINLKQSSKSERIK from the coding sequence ATGAAACAAATAAAAAATATAAATATTGAAACTTTAGAAAATAATTTAATTTATCCAATCTATGAAGATCAACTAATTGATCCACAATTAAATAAAGTTCTAGATTACAATCTTGATAAACTTGTTAATAAGAAGTTTAAAGAACTAACTGTAATTCATACTTTAGGAAAATATAAATTTGAAACAATTACATTTATTGGTTTAGGTTCTTCAAAAAAAATAACAAGCAAACAAATAAGAGATATTGCTGCTTTAATTAAATTAGATGAACATGCTACTATTTATCTTGAAGGGATAAACACTGATCATCTTGATATTCATACAATTACAAGAGCTTTTATCGAAAGTTATTTACAAAATTCATATCAAGAACATAAAATTGGTCATGAGCCAAAAGTAATTCATGAATTTGATATAATATTTAGCCAGGCTGAACTTGAAAATGATATCCAATTAGGGAAAGTTTATGGTGAGGGAATTAATTATGCGCGGATGCTTAGCGATACACCATCAAATTTAATGACACCTGATACCCTGGTTGATGAAGCGATAAAGCTTAGTCAAAAATATCCACAACTAGAATGCACAATCTTAAATAAAAGTAATTTAGAAAAAATGGAAGCTGGAGGAATTTTATCAGTTAATCAAGGCAGCAATATTCCTGCTTATATGATTTGTTTAAAATATAATAATAGTGACGATCCTTATACTGCTGTAATTGGTAAAGGCTTAACATTTGATTCCGGTGGTTATAATCTTAAAAGTGACAGTTATGGTATGAAATATGATATGTGTGGTGGTGCTGATGTTTTAGGAGTAATGCAAATCTTAGCAGCTAGTCAGGCCAAAGCAAATGTCTATGGAATCATTCCAACAACAGAAAATCTTGTTAGTGACAAAGCTTACAAACCTCAAGATGTTATTACAACCCTCTCTAAAAAAACAGTCGAAATCGTTAGCACTGATGCAGAGGGACGATTAATTTTATGTGATGCTATTACATATGTCCAACAACTTGGAGTGAAGAAAATCATTGATCTTGCAACCCTTACCGGCGCTTGTGTTTCAGCACTTGGTGATGTATATACCGGTGTTTTCAGTAATTGTGATGAATACTATGATGAATTTGTCCAAGCGTTACAGATTAGTGATGAAAAAGGTTGGCGCCTTCCGCTTGATTCTGAATATTTTGAAAAATTAAAATCAACTAGTGCTGATTTCAAAAACTCAGCTGGTAAACCTGGAGGCGGAGCTAGTGTTGCAGCGAACTTTTTAGAAGCTTTTATCGAAGAAGGAACACAATGGTTACATCTTGATATCGCCGGTAGTGCTGACAATGATGGAACCGGAGCTACTGGTGCGATGATTCGTAGTGTTGTAAATATGATTAACTTAAAACAATCGTCAAAAAGTGAGCGTATCAAATAA
- a CDS encoding PTS lactose/cellobiose transporter subunit IIA, which translates to MIKAGVDNMINNTEQETISIIQLTQQSSLAYQKVLAYVKDQNFVKANEYLIKGNETLLEASKIHAGCLTVSSDLDLLLVHAEDMLISVQLYKSLIKEFIDIYKKI; encoded by the coding sequence ATGATAAAAGCAGGAGTTGATAATATGATAAATAATACCGAGCAGGAAACAATATCAATCATACAATTAACCCAGCAAAGCAGTCTAGCTTATCAAAAGGTCTTAGCATATGTCAAAGATCAAAACTTTGTCAAGGCTAATGAATACTTAATTAAGGGTAACGAAACATTACTTGAAGCAAGTAAGATTCATGCTGGATGTTTAACAGTTTCAAGTGATTTAGATTTATTATTAGTGCATGCCGAAGATATGTTAATTTCAGTTCAGTTATATAAATCACTGATTAAAGAATTTATCGATATTTATAAGAAAATATAA